In Candidatus Delongbacteria bacterium, a single window of DNA contains:
- a CDS encoding sugar nucleotide-binding protein, translating into MRLYITGCSGFVGSRLAEAWAGVHELAGCSRHPLPGQALEYHPLDLAEEPRALADRLEAFRPDWVIHCAAVSQPLLFARDPLRCRRVNVEAGHWLARWCRRRDRGLIAFSSDTVYADAAKGATHAAPAAQAAQAVPAGGWREDSPLAPVHQYGRSKQELEEAVLAELPTALLLRSSLLWGRARVGQNSFSGWLLKRLEESDTEAVPVFRDNRRNLLAAGALPEILERMLELMMAGGAAADGLRGPLNLGSADYLSREDFARRLFRQLGLDESRLRPLDTAEAGLSEPLARELPLDLTRLRELLGALPSTDDWLPREYPR; encoded by the coding sequence ATGCGTCTCTACATCACCGGGTGCAGCGGCTTCGTGGGTTCGCGGCTGGCCGAGGCCTGGGCGGGGGTCCACGAGCTGGCCGGCTGCAGCCGCCACCCGCTGCCCGGGCAAGCCCTGGAATACCACCCGCTGGATCTGGCCGAGGAGCCGCGCGCGCTGGCAGACCGGCTGGAGGCCTTCCGGCCCGACTGGGTGATTCACTGCGCGGCGGTCTCGCAGCCCCTGCTCTTCGCCCGGGATCCCCTGCGCTGCCGGCGCGTCAACGTGGAGGCCGGCCACTGGCTGGCCCGCTGGTGCCGGCGCCGGGACCGCGGGCTGATCGCCTTCAGCTCGGACACGGTCTACGCCGACGCGGCCAAAGGGGCGACGCATGCGGCGCCAGCTGCGCAGGCGGCGCAGGCGGTGCCGGCGGGCGGCTGGCGCGAGGATTCGCCCCTGGCCCCCGTCCACCAATACGGGCGCAGCAAACAGGAACTGGAAGAGGCGGTGCTGGCCGAGCTGCCCACGGCCCTGCTGCTGCGCTCCAGCCTGCTCTGGGGCCGCGCGCGGGTCGGGCAGAATTCGTTTTCGGGCTGGCTGCTCAAGCGGCTGGAGGAGTCGGACACGGAGGCGGTGCCGGTCTTCCGCGACAACCGCCGCAACCTGCTGGCCGCGGGCGCGCTGCCGGAGATCCTGGAGCGCATGCTGGAGCTGATGATGGCGGGGGGCGCAGCGGCGGACGGGCTGCGCGGGCCGCTCAACCTGGGCTCCGCCGACTACCTCAGCCGCGAGGACTTCGCCCGCCGCCTGTTCCGCCAACTGGGCCTGGACGAAAGCCGCCTGCGGCCGCTGGACACGGCGGAGGCGGGGTTGTCCGAGCCGCTGGCGCGCGAGCTGCCGCTGGATCTCACGCGATTGCGCGAGTTGCTGGGCGCCCTGCCCAGCACCGACGACTGGCTGCCCCGGGAGTATCCGCGCTAG
- a CDS encoding type II toxin-antitoxin system RelE/ParE family toxin: MACLSWSAEAEACLRDIHDFIARERPQAAVRVVLGILRVAEMLQDYPLAGSPYRLEEVGELRMLRCGRYRIPYPLLAADHVIVLGVFHESMNLDRFLPQA; the protein is encoded by the coding sequence ATGGCCTGCCTGAGTTGGAGCGCGGAAGCCGAAGCCTGTTTGCGCGACATTCACGACTTCATTGCCCGTGAGCGGCCCCAAGCCGCCGTGCGAGTGGTGTTGGGCATCCTGCGAGTGGCTGAGATGCTGCAGGATTACCCCTTGGCCGGATCTCCCTACCGACTGGAAGAGGTTGGGGAACTGCGCATGCTGCGCTGTGGGCGCTATCGAATCCCCTATCCCTTGCTCGCTGCCGACCACGTCATCGTGCTGGGCGTCTTCCACGAATCCATGAACCTGGATCGCTTTCTGCCTCAAGCCTGA
- a CDS encoding oligopeptide transporter, OPT family: MTEPQAPSVHSPYVPAGRIVPELGLLPLLLGVLLGIIFGAASLYLALRIGMTISASIPIAVMSISIFRWFSRAFGSRPASILENNMVQTTGSAGESIAFGVAVTMPALLVLGYDMDLWRIMTVAVLGGLLGILLMIPLRRGLIVKEHGKLAYPEGTACAEVLIVGEQGGTNARTVFTGFGLGFLGKLLAGDGGLRVFKTVPERLLGFFKGGSLGLEHAPELLGVGYIIGPRIAGIMCAGGVLAYLVLIPAIKIFGEGLGAPLFPAQDLIREMDPHQIRNAYVLYIGAGAVATGGILSMLKVLPLLAAAFGAGMKDLLAGRGQAKAQSERTDRDLPLGVVGLGSLALVGALMLAPGLHVSALGAVLVVVFGFLFVTVSSRLTGEIGSSSNPISGMTVATLLLTCLLYLALGLTSPLDRVAALMVAAIVCVASSNGGTTSQDLKTGYLIGATPRAQQIGILVGALTSAIVIGLTLKLFNDSATVYAKRDLPWKAPVELLGKTEGLRGPDAARDAALYRAVFITDETAPKDSTGRYLVPPGKYLAEADGTLRYLVDPGINGVVDRRDPAPGESQGVFVRKFDAPKARLMSLIIDGILTHKLPWGLVLLGVFIALTLELAGISSLPFAVGVYLPLSASTPIWVGGLVRWWVERGRPKPVSESEGDSSPGVLLSSGLIAGGAIAGMTLAIIAGTSEAVSARLGTVGDALGWNGSDLASLAAFGVLALVLYWIAKRPAVR, encoded by the coding sequence ATGACCGAGCCCCAGGCCCCGTCCGTCCATTCGCCCTACGTCCCGGCCGGCAGGATCGTGCCCGAGCTGGGCCTCTTGCCCCTGCTGCTGGGCGTGCTGCTGGGCATCATCTTCGGCGCGGCCAGCCTCTACCTGGCCCTGCGGATCGGGATGACCATCAGCGCCTCCATCCCCATCGCGGTGATGAGCATCTCGATCTTCCGCTGGTTCTCCCGGGCCTTCGGTTCGCGCCCGGCCTCGATCCTCGAGAACAACATGGTGCAGACCACGGGCTCGGCGGGGGAATCCATCGCCTTCGGCGTGGCCGTGACCATGCCCGCCCTGCTGGTGCTGGGCTACGACATGGACCTCTGGCGGATCATGACCGTGGCCGTGCTGGGCGGCCTGCTGGGCATCCTGCTGATGATCCCGCTGCGCCGCGGCCTGATCGTCAAGGAGCACGGCAAGCTGGCCTATCCCGAAGGCACGGCCTGCGCCGAGGTGCTCATCGTCGGCGAGCAGGGCGGCACCAACGCGCGCACGGTGTTCACGGGCTTCGGGCTGGGTTTTCTGGGCAAGCTGCTGGCCGGCGACGGCGGGCTGCGCGTCTTCAAGACCGTGCCCGAGCGCCTGCTGGGCTTCTTCAAGGGTGGCAGCCTGGGCCTCGAGCACGCCCCCGAGCTGCTGGGCGTGGGCTACATCATCGGGCCGCGCATCGCGGGCATCATGTGCGCAGGCGGCGTGCTGGCCTATCTGGTGCTGATCCCGGCCATCAAGATCTTCGGCGAAGGGCTGGGCGCGCCGCTCTTCCCCGCCCAGGATTTGATCCGCGAGATGGACCCGCACCAGATCCGCAACGCCTACGTGCTCTACATCGGCGCCGGCGCCGTGGCCACGGGCGGCATCCTCAGCATGTTGAAAGTCCTGCCCCTGCTGGCGGCGGCCTTCGGCGCGGGGATGAAGGACCTGCTGGCCGGGCGCGGCCAGGCCAAGGCCCAAAGCGAGCGCACGGACCGCGACCTGCCCCTGGGCGTGGTGGGGCTGGGCAGCCTGGCCCTGGTGGGTGCCCTGATGCTGGCGCCGGGCCTGCACGTCAGCGCGCTGGGCGCCGTGCTGGTGGTGGTCTTCGGCTTCCTCTTCGTCACCGTCTCCTCGCGCCTGACCGGCGAGATCGGCTCCTCGTCCAACCCCATCAGCGGCATGACCGTGGCCACCCTGCTGCTCACCTGCCTGCTCTACCTGGCCCTGGGCCTGACCAGCCCGCTGGACCGCGTGGCCGCGCTGATGGTGGCGGCCATCGTCTGCGTGGCCTCGTCCAACGGCGGCACCACCAGCCAGGACCTGAAGACCGGCTACCTGATCGGCGCCACGCCGCGCGCGCAGCAGATCGGCATCCTGGTGGGCGCGCTCACCAGCGCCATCGTCATCGGCCTCACCCTCAAACTCTTCAACGATTCGGCCACGGTCTACGCCAAGCGCGACCTGCCCTGGAAGGCGCCGGTGGAGCTGCTGGGCAAGACCGAAGGCCTGCGCGGGCCGGACGCCGCCCGCGACGCCGCGCTCTACCGCGCCGTGTTCATCACCGACGAGACGGCGCCCAAGGACAGCACGGGCCGCTACCTCGTCCCGCCCGGCAAGTACCTGGCGGAGGCCGACGGCACGCTGCGCTACCTGGTGGATCCGGGGATCAACGGCGTGGTGGACCGGCGCGACCCGGCCCCGGGCGAGAGCCAGGGCGTCTTCGTGCGCAAGTTCGACGCGCCCAAGGCGCGGTTGATGAGCCTGATCATCGACGGGATCCTCACCCACAAGCTGCCCTGGGGCCTGGTGCTGCTGGGCGTGTTCATCGCGCTGACGCTGGAGCTGGCGGGGATCAGCTCGCTGCCCTTCGCGGTGGGCGTCTACCTGCCGCTCTCGGCCTCCACGCCCATCTGGGTGGGCGGGCTGGTGCGCTGGTGGGTGGAGCGCGGCCGCCCCAAACCCGTCTCCGAGAGCGAGGGCGACAGCTCGCCCGGCGTGCTGCTCTCCAGCGGCCTGATCGCCGGCGGGGCCATCGCCGGGATGACCCTGGCGATCATCGCCGGGACCAGCGAGGCCGTCTCCGCCCGCCTGGGCACCGTGGGCGACGCGCTGGGCTGGAATGGCAGCGACCTGGCCTCCCTGGCGGCCTTCGGTGTGCTGGCCCTCGTGCTCTATTGGATCGCCAAGCGGCCGGCGGTGCGCTAA
- a CDS encoding Rrf2 family transcriptional regulator produces the protein MRLSKTTEYAIRVMSFLARRSDEAVSVAQLSETLAIPYKYLARLMTQLSQAGLLQSTQGKKGGYRIARPLEEIFIYQIVDVVEGLENYNRCVMGYPQCDDQNPCCMHHLWEPQLLGVRRMIYEHTLADLQQGTKF, from the coding sequence ATGCGCCTTTCCAAGACCACCGAATACGCCATCCGCGTGATGTCCTTCCTCGCCCGCCGCTCGGACGAGGCCGTCTCCGTGGCCCAGCTCTCCGAGACCCTGGCCATTCCCTACAAGTACCTGGCCCGCCTGATGACCCAGCTCAGCCAGGCCGGCCTGCTGCAGAGCACCCAGGGCAAGAAGGGCGGCTACCGCATCGCCCGCCCGCTGGAAGAGATCTTCATCTACCAGATCGTCGACGTGGTGGAGGGCCTGGAGAACTACAACCGCTGCGTGATGGGCTACCCGCAGTGCGACGACCAGAACCCCTGCTGCATGCACCACCTCTGGGAGCCGCAACTGCTCGGCGTGCGCCGGATGATCTACGAACACACCCTGGCCGATCTGCAGCAGGGCACCAAGTTCTAA
- the purL gene encoding phosphoribosylformylglycinamidine synthase subunit PurL: MGRCEPVVNLELAREHGLTDEEFGRIRELLGRDPSWPELGVYSVMWSEHCSYKNSIAQLKTLPRSGGRLLVEAGEENAGLVDIGDGLAVAFKIESHNHPSAVEPYQGAATGVGGIMRDIFTMGARPICSLNSLRFPALSHDTTRWLMDGIVRGIGDYGNCLGVPTVGGEVQFDASYNGNPLVNAMTVGIVRHDQTASATAAGPGNPVFLVGASTGRDGIHGATFASVELSQESEEKRSSVQVGDPFSEKLLLEATLEMIQSGDLVGIQDMGAAGITCSCSEMSAKGKAGIRIEIDQVPQRESGMTAYEVLLSESQERMLVVVKAGREETIRRICARWDIHCAHIGVVTDTGRFQVTHHGETVVDVPAESLVLGGGAPVYQREWREPEEFRRHRGRDLSGVAAAEDLNAELKALLAHENVCSRRWLYRQYDHMIGTATEIRPGGDSAVVRVKGTDKRLAVSTDCNGRLVRLDPRMGARAAVAEAARNIACSGAAPLAITNCLNFGNPYDPEIYWQFREAIAGMGEACRAFDTPVTGGNVSFYNESPHGAVHPTPVIGMVGLLEGREPVPSAFRGPDELVLLAGRPGRELGGSLYLERRLGEQTGAVPAVDLALERALQAFLVEAAGRGLLRSAHDVSEGGLAVCLAEACLMEDGRTLGCLVDLGPEAESQPERLLFAETPGLVVLSARPEHREELASLARRHALPMAEIGSTGGDRLLVEGLLDLAVDELAELWWTSLERRLEA, translated from the coding sequence ATGGGGCGCTGCGAACCGGTGGTGAATCTGGAGCTGGCCCGCGAGCACGGGCTGACGGACGAGGAGTTCGGGCGGATCCGCGAACTGCTGGGCCGGGATCCCAGCTGGCCCGAGCTGGGCGTCTACAGCGTGATGTGGTCCGAGCACTGCTCCTACAAGAACTCCATCGCGCAGCTCAAGACCCTGCCCCGCTCCGGCGGCCGCCTGCTGGTCGAGGCCGGCGAGGAGAACGCGGGCCTGGTGGACATCGGCGACGGCCTGGCCGTGGCCTTCAAGATCGAATCCCACAACCACCCCAGCGCCGTGGAGCCCTACCAGGGCGCGGCCACGGGCGTGGGCGGCATCATGCGCGACATCTTCACCATGGGCGCGCGGCCGATCTGCAGCCTGAATTCGCTGCGCTTCCCGGCGCTCAGCCACGACACCACGCGCTGGCTGATGGACGGCATCGTGCGTGGGATCGGCGACTACGGCAACTGCCTGGGCGTGCCCACGGTGGGTGGCGAGGTGCAGTTCGACGCCTCCTACAACGGCAACCCGCTGGTGAACGCCATGACCGTGGGCATCGTGCGCCACGACCAGACGGCCAGCGCCACGGCGGCGGGCCCGGGCAATCCGGTCTTCCTGGTGGGCGCCTCCACCGGGCGCGACGGCATCCACGGGGCCACTTTCGCCAGTGTGGAGCTGTCCCAGGAGTCGGAGGAGAAGCGCTCTTCGGTCCAGGTGGGCGATCCCTTTTCCGAGAAGCTGCTGCTCGAGGCCACGCTGGAGATGATCCAGTCCGGCGACCTGGTGGGCATCCAGGACATGGGCGCGGCGGGGATCACCTGCTCGTGCAGCGAGATGAGCGCCAAGGGCAAGGCCGGCATCCGGATCGAGATCGACCAGGTGCCCCAGCGCGAGAGCGGGATGACGGCCTACGAGGTGCTGCTCTCCGAATCCCAGGAACGCATGCTGGTGGTGGTGAAGGCCGGGCGCGAGGAGACCATCCGGCGAATCTGCGCGCGCTGGGACATCCACTGCGCGCACATCGGCGTGGTGACGGACACGGGGCGCTTCCAGGTCACGCACCATGGCGAGACCGTGGTGGACGTGCCGGCGGAATCGCTGGTGCTGGGCGGCGGCGCGCCGGTCTATCAGCGCGAGTGGCGCGAGCCGGAGGAATTCCGCCGTCACCGCGGGCGCGACCTGTCCGGCGTGGCGGCGGCGGAGGACCTGAACGCGGAGCTGAAGGCCCTGCTGGCCCACGAGAACGTCTGCAGCCGGCGCTGGCTCTACCGCCAGTACGACCACATGATCGGCACGGCCACGGAGATCCGCCCGGGCGGCGACTCGGCCGTGGTGCGAGTGAAGGGCACGGACAAGCGCCTGGCGGTGAGCACGGACTGCAACGGCCGGCTGGTGCGGCTGGACCCGCGGATGGGGGCGCGCGCGGCGGTGGCGGAGGCGGCGCGCAACATCGCCTGCAGCGGGGCCGCGCCGCTGGCGATCACCAACTGCCTGAACTTCGGCAACCCCTACGATCCGGAGATCTACTGGCAGTTCCGTGAGGCCATCGCCGGGATGGGCGAGGCCTGCCGGGCCTTCGACACGCCGGTCACCGGCGGCAACGTGAGCTTCTACAACGAGAGCCCGCACGGCGCCGTGCACCCCACCCCGGTGATCGGGATGGTGGGCCTGCTGGAAGGCCGCGAGCCCGTGCCCAGCGCCTTCCGCGGACCGGACGAGCTGGTGTTGCTGGCCGGGCGGCCCGGTCGCGAGCTGGGCGGCAGCCTCTATCTGGAGCGCCGGCTGGGCGAACAGACCGGGGCCGTGCCCGCCGTGGACCTGGCGCTGGAGCGCGCCCTGCAGGCCTTCCTGGTGGAGGCCGCGGGCCGCGGCCTGCTGCGCAGCGCGCATGACGTCTCCGAGGGCGGGCTGGCGGTCTGCCTGGCGGAGGCCTGCCTGATGGAGGACGGCCGGACCCTGGGCTGCCTGGTGGACCTGGGCCCGGAGGCCGAGTCCCAGCCCGAGCGCCTGCTCTTCGCCGAGACGCCGGGCCTGGTGGTCCTGAGCGCGCGGCCCGAGCACCGCGAGGAACTGGCCAGCCTGGCCCGCCGGCACGCCCTGCCCATGGCCGAGATCGGCAGCACGGGCGGCGACCGCCTGCTGGTGGAAGGTCTGCTGGACCTGGCGGTGGACGAGCTGGCGGAACTTTGGTGGACGAGTCTGGAGCGGCGGCTGGAGGCCTGA
- a CDS encoding DUF1318 domain-containing protein, with amino-acid sequence MRHLFWQTLLCGLLCGACSLQAPEIKVTGERSLLEKQVLGSYQSFSRNQWMVTSLRGLPDSLAPEGERENLLKSIRRRRFNQDDRLRLLAAGWLGEGLDGRLSLRGETAPAPEEAELRERVLRQENLDREALLGRLQRLYPGQEPAELAAIFAAIQRDEAPKGAWLQRADGGWERK; translated from the coding sequence ATGAGACACCTTTTCTGGCAGACCCTGCTCTGCGGCCTGCTCTGCGGCGCCTGTTCGCTGCAGGCCCCGGAAATCAAGGTGACGGGCGAGCGCTCCCTGCTGGAGAAGCAGGTGCTGGGCTCCTACCAGAGCTTCAGCCGGAACCAGTGGATGGTCACCTCCCTGCGCGGTCTGCCCGACAGCCTGGCCCCGGAGGGCGAGCGCGAGAACCTGCTCAAGTCCATCCGGCGCCGGCGCTTCAACCAGGACGACCGCCTGCGCCTGTTGGCCGCGGGCTGGCTGGGCGAGGGGCTGGACGGGCGGCTGAGCCTGCGCGGGGAGACGGCCCCGGCCCCTGAAGAGGCCGAGCTGCGCGAGCGCGTGCTGCGCCAGGAGAATCTGGACCGCGAGGCCCTGCTGGGGCGCCTGCAGCGCCTCTACCCCGGTCAGGAACCGGCGGAGCTGGCGGCCATTTTCGCCGCCATCCAGCGGGACGAAGCTCCCAAGGGCGCGTGGCTGCAACGCGCGGACGGAGGCTGGGAGCGTAAATGA